The following proteins come from a genomic window of Candidatus Sulfotelmatobacter sp.:
- a CDS encoding cytochrome c has protein sequence MLKALAAFVGLILVLFSLGSVRQGLNDAFLSVTHLQYYPYRDMRRTVAFVPQHGEMRPPDSTSVPIQGKDITHGLEGIELATRLGETLVNPQAADDSSIARGQRKFMKTCIPCHGPTLAGNGPVAALFMPPPDLLAQPTRERKDGYIFSYMRHGGVVMPSYGAQVTPQEAWDVVNFIRHMQKTSPR, from the coding sequence ATGCTTAAGGCGCTCGCCGCGTTCGTGGGCCTGATCCTGGTGCTGTTCTCGCTCGGCTCGGTGCGCCAGGGCCTGAACGACGCGTTCCTGTCGGTGACGCATCTCCAGTACTACCCGTACCGCGACATGCGCCGCACCGTCGCGTTCGTGCCGCAGCACGGCGAGATGCGCCCGCCCGATTCGACCAGCGTGCCGATTCAGGGCAAGGACATCACCCACGGCCTCGAAGGGATCGAGCTCGCGACCAGGCTCGGCGAGACGCTGGTGAACCCGCAGGCCGCCGACGATTCGTCGATCGCGCGGGGCCAGCGCAAGTTCATGAAGACCTGCATTCCGTGCCACGGACCGACGCTCGCCGGCAACGGCCCGGTGGCGGCGCTGTTCATGCCGCCGCCCGATCTGCTGGCCCAGCCCACGCGCGAGAGGAAGGACGGCTACATCTTCTCGTACATGCGTCACGGCGGCGTGGTGATGCCGTCGTACGGCGCGCAGGTGACGCCGCAGGAAGCCTGGGACGTGGTGAACTTCATCCGCCACATGCAGAAGACCAGCCCGCGATGA
- a CDS encoding DUF3341 domain-containing protein, whose amino-acid sequence MIGALQKLLMPPPPKFKGVMGIYYYVDDAAGAVRTLRASGHADLRVFSPIPYHEIERALEQGTSIVRWVTFVGGVLGFTAGLSLCIYTCIAYPLVVGGKELTSLPPFMIISYESMILLAGLTNLLGMLSLSRLPEVKQAAPYDPRFSEDRIGIWVPCEGEAVKRVEKMLGGQNAEEVQVHA is encoded by the coding sequence ATGATCGGCGCCCTCCAGAAGCTGCTGATGCCGCCGCCGCCCAAGTTCAAGGGCGTGATGGGCATCTATTACTACGTGGACGACGCCGCGGGAGCGGTGCGCACGCTGCGCGCCTCGGGGCACGCGGATCTGCGCGTGTTCTCGCCGATTCCCTACCACGAGATCGAGCGCGCGCTCGAGCAGGGCACGTCGATCGTGCGCTGGGTGACGTTCGTGGGCGGGGTGCTCGGTTTCACGGCCGGGCTCTCGCTCTGCATCTACACCTGCATCGCTTATCCGCTGGTGGTGGGAGGGAAGGAGCTCACCTCGCTACCGCCGTTCATGATCATCAGCTACGAATCGATGATCCTGCTCGCCGGGCTCACCAATCTGCTCGGCATGCTGTCGCTGTCGCGGCTGCCCGAGGTGAAGCAGGCGGCGCCCTACGACCCGCGTTTCAGTGAGGATCGGATCGGCATCTGGGTGCCGTGCGAGGGTGAAGCGGTGAAGCGCGTCGAGAAGATGCTGGGCGGCCAGAACGCCGAAGAGGTGCAGGTCCATGCTTAA